A window of Solea senegalensis isolate Sse05_10M linkage group LG20, IFAPA_SoseM_1, whole genome shotgun sequence contains these coding sequences:
- the LOC122786636 gene encoding uncharacterized protein LOC122786636 translates to MNPRFVSHFLFVALFVSCSALTHEECQPLLTPVSLHGHATLLGRLNTLVGYSDDKLFVEILKKTESSWLNITSSTSDTNMLEMFEENNINGKCFSAQNNLTIDGNTVTAHYANITTLFHVLPSSDSVVAFSANSTITGDIDVLLNFFNITTTTKQEEGAIHSLYLMGRETTAANDSDLEHFKKQAKCLGFDHEPVFIYDSNKGFCAKDKVVSIVF, encoded by the exons ATGAACCCCAGATTCGTCTCTCACTTCCTGTTCGTGGCTTTGTTTGTCAGCTGCTCGGCACTGACGCATGAGGAATGTCAACCGCTACTGACGCCCGTGTCTCTGCACGGCCACGCCACG ttgttggGCAGGTTGAACACACTCGTCGGTTACTCTGATGATAAACTGTTTGTGGAGATCCTAAAGAAGACAGAGAGCTCGTGGCTGAACATCACCTCCTCGACCTCTGACACCAACATGCTGGAGATGTTTGAGGAGAACAAcat aaatggaaaatgtttcaGCGCACAGAACAACCTCACCATCGATGGAAACACAGTGACGGCCCATT atGCTAACATCACCACACTGTTCCATGTGTTGCCAAGCAGCGACAGCGTTGTCGCCTTCAGCGCTAACTCCACCATCACTGGAGACATCGACGTCCTCCTGAACTTCTTTAACATCACTACCACTACTAAACAGGAAGAGGGTGCCATCCACTCTCTTTATCTGATGG GACGagagacaacagcagcaaacgACTCAGACTTggaacatttcaaaaaacaagcaaagtgTCTCGGCTTCGACCATGAACCTGTCTTCATCTACGACTCTAACAAAG